In Kitasatospora sp. NBC_00240, the following are encoded in one genomic region:
- a CDS encoding MbtH family protein: MTATNPFEDDDARYFVLVNAENQHSLWPAFAEIPAGWTAVHGEDTRQACTEYVDTHWTDMRPASLIARTEAVAS; the protein is encoded by the coding sequence ATGACTGCCACCAACCCCTTCGAGGACGACGACGCCCGCTACTTCGTGCTGGTCAACGCCGAGAACCAGCACTCGCTGTGGCCGGCCTTCGCGGAGATCCCGGCCGGCTGGACCGCCGTGCACGGCGAGGACACCCGGCAGGCCTGCACCGAGTACGTCGACACCCACTGGACCGACATGCGCCCGGCCAGCCTGATCGCCCGCACGGAGGCCGTGGCGTCCTGA